AGAAATTGTTGTAGGTCGTCGCCTCGCGCTCGGGCGTGATCTCGCGCTCGGGGCGATAGCGCAGGTTGCGCTGGTGCTCGGGCAGCGGCGGCACCACGCCGGCCGCCTGCTGCGCGAAGGCCGTGCCCGGCAACAGGGCGGCGCCCGCGCCCATCAGGGCCCGGCGGTTCAGCACGAGGTGCTCCGGGGTGACCTGGCTTTCCGGGATCTCGTAGCCACGGCGGCGGCGGATCAGCATGGGGATGGCTCCTGGCGCATGTTCCACGCCCAAGGGTGGGCATCAGACCTTCTTCGTCAAGGATCGCGCGAAGGTTACGCCTTCACCACCAATCGGGTGCGAGCACGTGCAGCCCGTTCGCCTCGACGATGCGATCCCGCCCCGGACGGAGCCCGGCCTGGGCCAGGGCCAGGCTCTCCGCGTCGCGCAGCACATAGAGCACGCCGGGTTCGGGTCGCCCCTCCGCGAGGCGGGCCGCGACATCCGCGCGCAGGGCCGCCACGCGCCGGCCGTCGCTGCGCGCGAGGTAGATGGCATCCGTCGCCATGCGGTGATGCGCGGCGAAGACCGCGACCTCCTCCCAGGCCACCCCCTGGTTGGCGGCGGGCACGGCGCGGATGGCGCGATAGCGCGTCGCTGCCTCGGCCCAGAAGGGGTCGGAGAGGCGCAGCGGCACCTCTGCCGGCATCGGCGGGAAGAAGTAGGCCAGGCGCGCGACGCCCGGCCGCAGATCGGCCGCCTGCACGGTGAGCAGCGCCGCCAGGACGAGGCCCGACCAGCGCGGGCCGCAGAGCCGGACGAGGCCCGCAAGGCCACCCAGCATGGCCGCATAGGCGACGGGCCAGAAGAAGCGCTCGGAGGCGCGCAGCGCGCCCAGCCACTCCACCACCCGCACCGGCAGCGGCAGCAGGGTGATCTGCGAACCGCCGATGGAGGGCCGGTGCGTGATGGCGAAGGCCAGCATGGCGAGCAGCACCACCAGCAGCGGCACATGCCGCCAGCCGGGCCGGAGCCAGGCCAGGAAGGGCAGCAGCAGCAGGGCGCCGAGGCCCGGATAGCTGCTCGCGACCTCCAGATGCGCCGGATCGGGCAGGTCGGGCAGGAAGCGGCCCCAATAGGCGGGATCGAAGGGCGCCAGCAGGTCGAGCTGCATGGCGCCATACATCTGCCCGCCATGCCCGGCGCGCAGCAGGAAGAAGCCCGCGGCCCAGAGGCCGATCAGGCCCGCCGACAGCACCATCGCCGCCTCGGTCCAGTTGCGCCGGCGCCACCAGTCGGCGGCCCAGAGGCCCAGCACCATGGGCAGCAGGTAGGAATGGATGAGCGAGGCGGCCAGCACCAGCGCCGTCCAGCGCCAGCGCCCCGCGCCCTCCAGCACGAACCACAGGCCCCAGAGGAGCAGGAAATGCGCGCCGAGCGCGAAATGCCCGCCCAGCCGGTTCAGCAGCATGGGTTGCAGCACGAAGAGCATGGCGCCTGCGAGGCGCGGCAGCGGCGCCTCGGTCCAGCGCCCGATCAGCCGCCAGGCGAGCCAGCCCTGCAGCGCACCGCAGGCGACCAGCCACAGGCCCCAATACTGGCCGATCTCCACCACGCCGCGCAGCGCCTTGAACAGGAAGGCCAGCAGCGGGATCGCATCGGCGTAGAAGATCGAGGAGGAGAGCTCCATGCCGAAATTCGGGCTGATCCCGGGCGGCATGCCCCAGGGCGCGTCCCGGAAGAAGGTCCAGCCCAGCCAGTACTGCACCGGATCGGGCCCGAGCCGGCCGGACAGCATCCAGCCCGTATGCCAGGGCGGCACGATGCCCGGCCCGAAGACGCCCAGGATCACGCCGGCCCCGAGGAGGGCGGCGGCCGTGGCGCCGATGGCGGCATGGAGCGTAGGAGGGGACAGCGGCTTCTCTTTCCCGGCGTGGAGGCCGGGAAGAAGCCTCAATCATGCGGCCACATGATGGCGAAGCGGCACGCCAGCCGGGCCGGGCCGCGTCAGCCGGGGCCTTCGGCCTTCAGGATGTCGCTCAGCGGGATCACGGCCGGCTCGCCCAGCACCTTGAAGGCGACATTGCCCTCATCCTCGCCATTCCAGGCGCGGCTCAGGACGGCACCGATCACGGGCAGCCAGGAGGATTCGGCCAGCGACTTGCTGATATGCGCGACGAGCGTTCCGCGATCGTCATGCATGGCGGTGACGTGCCGAACCCAGACGCCCTCGCCCAGGCTCGATTCATCGTCCGGCGCCTCGCGCGTCAGGATACGGAGCAGCTCCCGCACACGGCCATCGGTCCGCGCCAGGCGCTCCAGGCGCCAGGGCTCCTCACTCGCATTATGGGCGGTCATGGTCGGATAGACTGGACGCAACGCGATGTTCCTCATCCCGGAGCTGCGGGGGCCGCAGCATGGATGCGCCCTTCCACCCTTCTGGCGGGGAGTTCACTCCACAAGACAATCCTGCATGCCGTGGCAGCCACAGCAAGATGATTCTTGGAAGCCAGGTCATGAAACGCCTGTGCAGAACGTTCCAAATCAGGAACTTCTGAGACGACACATCCCCTGGAACGCAGTCCCGCAAGATGCGGGGGCGGCGTCAGCCCTTCGGATGCGGCCGGTCCCGGAAATAGGGGATGACCTCGCCCTGCATCTTCATGGTCAGCGGCAGCCCGTTGCGGCCGACCTGCTTGCCCATGACGAGGCGCACCCAACCCTCGCTCACGCAATACTCGTCCACATTGGTGCGCTCGACGCCCTTGAAGATCACGCCCACGCCCCGCTCCAGGGCCTTGGCATCGTGATAGGGGCTCTTGGGATCGGCCGCGAGGCGATCGGGGGGCGTATCGGGGAGTTCTGCGTCGGACATGCGGCTTCCTACCCCCGAACGGGGGAAATTGGCCAGCGGCGCGCCTTCCGATTATGTCTGGCAGTTCAACCAGAACCGGTGCCGCCATGACCCGATTCCGCAACGCCCCCGCGATCCGCAGCCCACGCGGCCTCGACATCACCTGCCGCCAATGGACCACCGAGGCGGCGATGCGGATGCTCATGAACAACCTCGATGACGAGGTGGCCGAGCGCCCGGGCGAGCTGGTCGTCTATGGCGGCATCGGCCGCGCGGCACGCGACTGGGACAGCTATGAGCGCATCGTGGCCGCGCTGAAGACGCTGGAGGGCGACCAGACGCTCTGCGTGCAGTCGGGCAAGCCGGTCGGCGTCTTCCGCACCCACCCCGACGCGCCGCGCGTACTGATCGCCAACTCCAACCTCGTCCCCGCCTGGGCCAATTGGCAGCATTTCAACGAGCTCGATCGCAAGGGGCTCATGATGTACGGCCAGATGACGGCCGGCTCCTGGATCTACATCGGCAGCCAGGGGATCGTGCAAGGCACCTACGAGACCTTCGTCGAGGCCGGGCGCCAGCATTTCGGCGGCTCGCTCGCCGGGCGCTGGATCCTCACGGGCGGCCTGGGCGGCATGGGCGGCGCGCAGCCCCTGGCGGGCGTCTTCGCCGGCGCCTGCGTGCTCGCCGTGGAATGCCAGCCCTCCAGCATCGAGAAGCGGCTGGAGACGAAGTATCTCGATTACCGCGCCGATGACCTCGACACCGCGCTCGACATGATCCGCACCGCCTGCGCGGAGAAGCGCGCGATCAGCGTGGGCCTGCTCGGCAATGCCGCCGAAATCTTCCCCGAGCTCGTCCGCCGCGGCGTGGTGCCCGACATCGTGACCGACCAGACCAGCGCGCATGATCCGGGCAATGGCTACCTGCCCGCCGGCTGGACGCTCGCCGAATGGCAGCAGAAGCGCGAGAGCGACCCGGCCGCCGTCTATGCCGCCGCCAAGCACAGCATGGTGCAGCATGTGCAGGCCATGCTCGACTTCCAGAAGATGGGTGCGGCCGTGCTCGACTACGGCAACAACATCCGCCAGATGGCGAAGGATGAGGGCCTGGCCAATGCCTTCGACTTCCCGGGCTTCGTGCCGGCCTATATCCGCCCGCTCTTCTGCCGCGGCATCGGCCCCTTCCGCTGGGCCGCCCTCTCCGGCAACCCCGAGGACATCGCCAAGACCGACGCCAAGGTGCGCGAGCTGATGCCGCATGACACGCATCTGCACCGCTGGCTCGACATGGCGCAGCAGCGCATCGCCTTCCAGGGCCTGCCGGCGCGCATCTGCTGGGTCGGCCTCGGCGATCGCGACCGCATCGGCCTCGCCTTCAACGAGATGGTGGCACGCGGCGAAATCGGCCCCGTCGTCATCGGCCGTGACCACCTGGACAGCGGCTCCGTCGCCAGCCCCAACCGCGAGACGGAGGCGATGATGGACGGCTCGGACGCCGTCTCCGACTGGCCGTTGCTGAACGCGCTGCTCAACACCGCCTCGGGCGCCACCTGGGTCTCGCTGCATCACGGCGGCGGCGTGGGCATGGGCTATTCGCAGCATTCGGGCATGGTCATCGTCTGCGACGGCACGCCCGACGCAGCGCGGCGCCTCTCGCGCGTGCTGTGGAACGACCCGGCCACCGGCGTGATGCGCCACGCCGATGCGGGCTACGAGATTGCGCGCGACTGGGCACGCCAGAAGGGGCTCGACCTGCCCGCCATCCTGAAATAGCGCCGCCACCGGTGCAGCTGCTTTTCTTCCACCAGAACTTCCCCGGGCAGTATCGCCACCTCGCGGTGGCGATGGCCCGGCGGAAGGGCACCAAGGTCATCGGCCTCGGCCAGACCGAGACGCCAAGCCTGCCTGGCATCACCCAGCTGCGCTACAAGCCGCCCGAGCCCGGCAAGACCACGCCACACCCCTACCTGGTGCGCACCGAAGGCCATATCCGCCACGGCCAGGCCGCGGCCCGCGCCGCGCTCGAGCTGCGCAGGAAGGGCTTCCGCCCCGACATCATCTGCGCCCATCCCGGCTGGGGCGAGGGGCTGTTCCTGAAGGACGTCTTCCCCGAGGCGAAGATGATCCTCTACTGGGAATACTTCTTCCGCTCCAAGGGCGGCGACATCGGCTTCGACCCGCCCGGCCGGGCCATCAGCCTTGACGAGGCGGCGCGCACCCGCGTGCAGAACACCATCCAGCTCATCCAGCTCGACGCCGCCGACTGGGGCATCTCGCCCACGCGCTGGCAGTGGTCGCGCTATCCAGAGTGGGCGCGAAGCCGGATCTCCGTGATCCACGAGGGGATCGACACCGCCATCGCCTCACCGCGCGGCCAGGCGAGCTTCACCCTGCCCGATGGCCGCACGCTGACGCCGGAGGACGAGGTCACGAGCTTCGTCGCGCGCAACCTCGAACCCTATCGCGGCTTTCCGCAATTCATGCGCGCCCTGCCCAGCTTCCAGAAGCTGCGCCCCAAGGCGCAGGTCGTCGTGGTCGGCGGCGACGGCGTCTCCTACGGCCGCGCCCCCGCCGAGGGCGGCTCCTGGCGCGAGGTGATGCTGCGCGAACTCGACGGGCGGCTGGACCTCAGCCGCATCCATTTCGTCGGGCGCGTCCCCTATGCCCAGCTGCTCAACCTGTTCCGGCTGACGCGCGCGCATCTCTACCTGACCTACCCCTTCGTCCTCTCCTGGTCGATGCTCGACGCCATGGCCTGCGGCGCCGCCATCCTCGGCTCCGCCACCGCCCCCGTGCAGGAAGTCATCCAGGACGGCATCAATGGCCGCCTCGTGGACTTCTTCCAGCCCGATGCCATCGCCGAAGCCCTGGCCGGCATGCTCGCCAACCCCGAGGCCCAGGCCCCGCTCAAGGCCGCCGCCCGACGCCACGTCGAAACCCACTACGACCTGCACGGCATCTGCCTGCCCCGCCAGATCGCCCTGCTCGACGCCATCGCAGCCGGCCAGCCAGCGCCGGATTTCCAGGGCTGAGCACGCCTGCGCCGATGGCGCAGGGCGCCCCTGCCCCCTGCCTTCACAAGCTCCATTCCTGATGGGGTCCACGGAGCCCCGCCCCTGGCGGGGTGAGGTTAGGAGAGGGGCGGCGCCCCTCTCCAACTCACGCGCGCGCCGAGCGCAGCCCGCTCAACCGGCGAATTCCGCGCGGATGGCGGCATCGTGTTCGCCGAGGCGTGGGACGGGGCCAAATGCGCGGGGGCCATCGCTGAAGCGTGCGGCCGGGGCGGCAAGTGGAATGGGCCCTTTTTCCGTCTCGACGGTGATGCGGCGCAGCGCCTTGTGGGTGGCGAGGCCGGCGACGTTGTTGACGAAGCCATAGGCGGTGTTGGCGCGCGTCAGGCGTTCGACGCAGGCGTCGCGGTCAAGGGATTTGAAGACGCCGGCGATGTGGGCGTCCACCATCGGGCGCTGGGCGACGCGCTCGACGTTGATGCGGAAGCCTTCGCGTTCGGTGAGGCTCTTGTCGTGCAGGAAGTGCTCGGCGAACTGCGCCCATTCACGCTCGTTCTGGATCGAGATGAGGATGAGCGAGCCGTCCTTGGTCTCGAAGGCGCCATAGGGGCAGAGCGAGGGGTGGGCGAGGCCGATGCGCTGCGGTTCCTTGCCCGTGCCCTCGAGGTAGAGGAGCGGCACGTTCATCCAGTCGGCCATGCCGTCGAAGAGCGAGACGGCGATGCCCTTGCCGCGGCCGGTGATGCCGCGCTCGATGATGGCCTCGAGCACGGCGGCGTGGGCGTTCATCCCGCAGGCGATGTCGCAGGCGGAGACGCCGACGCGGCCCGGGCCCTCGGGCCGGCCAGTGACGGAGGTGAGGCCGCTTTCCGCCTGCACCAGCAGGTCATAGGCCTTCATGCCGGCATATTCGCCGTCCTCGCCATAGCCGCTGATGTCCACGGTGATGAGGCGCGGGTGCTTGGCGCGCAGTTCGGCGGAACCGAAGCCGGCGCGGGCCATGGCGCCGGGGGCGAGGTTCTGGATGAACACGTCGGCCTTGGCGAGCAGACGCGCCAGCAGCGCCTTGTCCTCGGGCTGCTTGATGTCGAGGCGCAGGCTCTCCTTGCCGCGGTTGAGCCAGACGAAATAGGTGGAGAGGCCCTTGCAGGCCGCGTCATAGCCGCGGGCGAAATCACCTTCCGCGCGTTCGATCTTGATGACGCGCGCGCCGGCATCGGCGAGCTTCATCGAGCAGGTGGGGGCCGCCACCGCCTGTTCCATCGAGACCACCAGGAGGCCGGCCAAAGGTTTCCCGCTCACGTTTCCTAACCCTCTCATTTCAAAGTCTTGTCATGGCATGCGCGCCGTGCGGATGAAGGCGCCCCAGCGGGCGTGCTCGGCGCGGATCAAGGCGGCGGCCGCCACCGGCCCGTGCTCCGTGCCCTCGGGCGTGATGACGGAATCGGCGGCGAGGCCGCGGGCCAGCATCTCATCACCAAGCGCGGCCTCCAAGGCCCGGGCCAGATGTTCGATGACGTCCGCGGGCGTGCCGGCGCGCAGCGCGAGCATGTTCCAGATGGCGAGGTTGGGGAGCGCGAGGCCGGCCTCGGCCGCGGTCGGCACGGTGGCGAGCTCGGGCAGGCGGTGCGGGTGCAGCACCGCGATGGCGCGGGCGCCGAGATGCGTCGCGGGGATGGCGGTGATGGCCTGGTCCACCATCACGTCGAGCAGCCCGGCCTGGAGGTCATCGAGGGCGGGGCCGCCGCCCGCATAGGTGACGAGCTCGCCGCCATCGCCCAGCGCGCGCATCAGCATGACGCCGCCGATGAACAGCGCGCTGCCCCGCCCCGCGCTGCCGATGGACAGCGGCCCCGCCTGCGCCCGGCGGCGCAGGGTCGCGGCGTCGGTGATGCCGGAGGCGGCGCTGGCCAGCAGCACCATGGCATTGGTGCCGATCAGCCCGATGGGGGCGAGATCGGCCAGCGGGTCATAGGCGAGATCGGCGAAGAGGTGCGGGTTGAAGGCGAAGAGGCCGGGATTGCCGATGATGAGCGTGCGGCCATCGGCGGGCCGCGCCAGCAGGTTGCGCATCGCCCGCTGGCCGCTCTCGCCTGCCATCACCTCCACCGTGACCGGGGCGCCCAGCCGCTGGGCGAGGACGGGCGCGATGAGGCGGCCGAGGCGGTCGGTCGCGCCGCCCGGGGCGAAGGGGATCAGCAGGGTGACGGGCTCGGCCGCGCACGCGGGGCGGGCGGCGGCGAGGGCGAGACCCGCCAGCATGGCGCGACGTGTCAGGCGTGGCATGGCCCCTCCCTGCTTTCCGGCGCCGCCGGATGGCCCCATAGTGCGGTGAGACTGCCACTGCCGGGCCAAAAGGTTAAGCTTCCCGCCATGCCGAGCCATCCCGCGCGGCGGGCGATGATCGAGGAACCACGACCATGCCCATTTCGCAGCGCCCCGCGCCATGACCGCCTCCTGGGGGGAGAAGTATCGCGCCGCCAAGCCCGCCCGGGTGACGGTGCTGGACAAGCCCTTCGCCGGCATCCCGGAAGGTGCGCGGCTCTTCATCGCCTCGCCCAAGGTGATCGACGCCTATCTGCGCGCCATCCCGGCCGGGCGGACGAAGGATGTGGCGGCGATGCGCGATGCGCTGGCGAAGAAGAACAAGGCCGAGGCCACCTGCCCGACCTCGACCGCGATCTTCCTGCGGATCGTGGCCGAATCCGCGCTGGAGCGCGTGGCGGCGGGCGAGGCGCCGGCCGCCGTCTCGCCCTTCTGGCGCGTGGTGGAGCCAGGTGGCGCACTGGCGCAGAAGCTCTCCTGCGGGCCGGACTTCATCGCCGCGCAGCGCGCGCTGGAAGCCGCCGACCGACCCGCGAAACCGACACGAAAGAAGGCCAGCCCCGCATGATCACCCGCATTCCCGGCAAGGTGGCCAGCCGCAGCCGCGCCGTGATCCACAATGGCATCGTCACCACCGTCGCGACCTCGCCGGTGAAGTCCGCCTCGATGCTGGAGCAGGCGCGGCTGGCGCTGGCGGCGATCGACCAGAACCTGGCCGATGCCGGGACCAGCAAGGCGAAGATCATCACGGCGATGGTCTATCTGGCCGACATGTCCCGCAAGGGCGAGCTGAACCAGGCCTGGGACGAATGGGTGGACATGGCGAACCCGCCGCAGCGCGCCTGCCTGGGCGTGGCGCTGGAGGGCGCGGATCTGGTGGAGATCGTGGTGACGGCGGCGGTGTAGCGCTGCCGCGCCCCTGCCCCGTCAGCGCAGAGCGGCGCGTCCAGTACGAACGCCGCCCCACAAGAATGCGGCCGCACAGCGGCCGCCGCGCCCAGGCGGACCTTCCAAGTCGCGCATGCTACGCGGCGCGAAGCCAAGCGCGCGGAGCGCGCGCCCGGCGCCTGAGGGCGTTCAATAGCTCCGCGGCATGCCCAGCACATGCTCGCCGATATAGCTCAGGATGAGGTTCGTGCTGATCGGCGCCACCTGGTAGAGGCGCGCCTCGCGGAACTTGCGCTCCACGTCATATTCCTCGGCGAAGCCGAAGCCGCCATGGGTCTGCACGCAGGCTTCGGCCGCGGCCCAGGCGGCGTCGGCGGCCAGCATCTTGGCGGTGTTCGCCTCTTCGCCGCAGGGCAGCCCAGCCTCGAACTTCTCCAGACCCTTGTGCAGCAGGGCTTCCGCCGCGCGCATCTGGGCATAGGCCTTGGCGATCGGGAATTGCACGCCCTGGTTCTGGCCGATCGGCCGGCCGAAGAGCACGCGCTCCTTCGCATAGGCGACCGAGCGGTTGGTGAACCACTTGGCGTCGCCGATGCTCTCGGAGGCGATCAGCAGGCGCTCGGCGTTCATGCCGTCCAGGATGTATCGGAAGCCCTTGCCCTCGACGCCGACGAGGTTCTCCGCCGGAACCTCCATGTTGTCGAAGAAGACCTCGCAGGAATTGTGGTTCATCATCGTGCGGATGGGCCGGATGGTCAGGCCGTTCCCCAAGGCCGCCCGCATGTCCACGATGAAGGTGGAGAGGCCGTCGGTCTTCTTCTGCACCTGGTCCTTGGGCGTGGTGCGGGCGAGCAGCAGCATCAGGTCGCTGTGCTCGGCGCGGCTGGTCCAGATCTTCTGGCCGTTCACGATGTACTTGTCGCCCTGGCGCACGGCGGTGGTGCGCAGGTTGGTCGTGTCCGTGCCGCTGGTCGGCTCGGTCACGCCGAAGGCCTGCAGGCGCAGCGTGCCCTCGGCGATGCCGGGGAGGTAGCGCTGCTTCTGCTCGGGGCTGCCATGCTTGAGGATGGTGCCCATGATGTACATCTGCGCGTGGCAGGCCGCGCCATTGCAGCCCTCGGCGTGGATCGTCTCCAGGATCGCGGCCGCCGCGGAGAGCGGCAGGCCGGCGCCGCCGAATTCCTCGGGGATGAGGGCGCCGAGATAGCCGGCCTCGGTCAGGGCCGTCACGAATTCCGTGGGGTAGCCGCGGCGGGCATCGAGTTCGCGCCAGTATTCACCGGGGAAGCGGGCGCAGAGCTTGCGGACCTCCTCGCGGATCTCGGCATGGGGGTCGGCGGAAATCAGGGCTTGGTCCATGGGGCGTCTCCTTGCCCGATGGATTAGGCCCCGATCCGGCCCAGGGCAAGGCTACCAGCCGAGGTCGCCCTCGCCTTTCGCGCGCTCCACATTTTCGGAGAACGCCGCGAGGTCGCGGGTGAAGATGGCGGTGCACCATTCGATCTTGTTGACGGGGCCCGGGCCGTAGAAATCGATGCGGTGGAAGCCCTGCTCCCGCAGGAAGCGATAGGCGGCGTTGTATTGCCAGCGATCGGCATTGTCGAAGACCAGGAAGCCCCCCGGCTTGAGGTGGCGGGGCGCCAGCCAGGCGGCGAAACAGCGGGCCATGCCATCCACCACGATCACGTCGAAGCGCCCGGGCCCATGCGCCTCGATCTCGGTGGCATAGGCGGCGAAATCCTCGGTGAGGAGGCCATGCATGACGTTGTGGCCGTCATCATGGCTGACGGGCAGGTCGGGCGCGGTGGCGAGGAAGCGCTTGAGCAGCGCGCGCTGCTTCGCGGGCAGCGCCGCGCCGCGCTCGCGCGTGATGATGTTCAGGTGACCGGGCCCCACGGCGGCCACGCGCCCAGCCCAGCCCGCGTCATGCTCGACGGAGATGACCTCGGCCACCCGTGCCGCCCACCAGAGCGAGGAACCACCGCAGCCATATTCGAAGACACGGAACTCCGGGCGGACCAGGCGCGCGAGCTGCCGCAGCGCCGGATAGGTGATGTAGGGCACATAGCCCGCATGGTCGCGCGGGGTGCCGTCCAGGCTGGCGAACCAGCCCAGCCGGTCGAGATAGCCGCGGGCGAAGTGATAGACGGTCTCGTTCACCGCCGCGTGATGCTGGATGCTCATCCTGGGCTCCGGGTTTGGCCGGAGGATGAGCGACCGATGCTTAACGCAAGGTAAGCATCAATCCGCCGTGGCGCCCGAGAGCCGGACCACCTCGGTCCAGCGCGCCATGTCCTCGCGCAGGAAGGCGGCGTATTCGGCACGGCTCATCGGCGCGGGCTCGGCGCCCGCCGCGCGGATGCGCTCGCCGATCACGGGGTCGCGCAGCATGGCCTGCGTCAGGCGGTTCAGCGCCTCCAGCACCGGCTCGGGCGTGCGGGCGGGCGCCA
This region of Sediminicoccus rosea genomic DNA includes:
- a CDS encoding DUF6311 domain-containing protein, which gives rise to MRLLPGLHAGKEKPLSPPTLHAAIGATAAALLGAGVILGVFGPGIVPPWHTGWMLSGRLGPDPVQYWLGWTFFRDAPWGMPPGISPNFGMELSSSIFYADAIPLLAFLFKALRGVVEIGQYWGLWLVACGALQGWLAWRLIGRWTEAPLPRLAGAMLFVLQPMLLNRLGGHFALGAHFLLLWGLWFVLEGAGRWRWTALVLAASLIHSYLLPMVLGLWAADWWRRRNWTEAAMVLSAGLIGLWAAGFFLLRAGHGGQMYGAMQLDLLAPFDPAYWGRFLPDLPDPAHLEVASSYPGLGALLLLPFLAWLRPGWRHVPLLVVLLAMLAFAITHRPSIGGSQITLLPLPVRVVEWLGALRASERFFWPVAYAAMLGGLAGLVRLCGPRWSGLVLAALLTVQAADLRPGVARLAYFFPPMPAEVPLRLSDPFWAEAATRYRAIRAVPAANQGVAWEEVAVFAAHHRMATDAIYLARSDGRRVAALRADVAARLAEGRPEPGVLYVLRDAESLALAQAGLRPGRDRIVEANGLHVLAPDWW
- a CDS encoding DUF3297 family protein: MSDAELPDTPPDRLAADPKSPYHDAKALERGVGVIFKGVERTNVDEYCVSEGWVRLVMGKQVGRNGLPLTMKMQGEVIPYFRDRPHPKG
- the hutU gene encoding urocanate hydratase, with the protein product MTRFRNAPAIRSPRGLDITCRQWTTEAAMRMLMNNLDDEVAERPGELVVYGGIGRAARDWDSYERIVAALKTLEGDQTLCVQSGKPVGVFRTHPDAPRVLIANSNLVPAWANWQHFNELDRKGLMMYGQMTAGSWIYIGSQGIVQGTYETFVEAGRQHFGGSLAGRWILTGGLGGMGGAQPLAGVFAGACVLAVECQPSSIEKRLETKYLDYRADDLDTALDMIRTACAEKRAISVGLLGNAAEIFPELVRRGVVPDIVTDQTSAHDPGNGYLPAGWTLAEWQQKRESDPAAVYAAAKHSMVQHVQAMLDFQKMGAAVLDYGNNIRQMAKDEGLANAFDFPGFVPAYIRPLFCRGIGPFRWAALSGNPEDIAKTDAKVRELMPHDTHLHRWLDMAQQRIAFQGLPARICWVGLGDRDRIGLAFNEMVARGEIGPVVIGRDHLDSGSVASPNRETEAMMDGSDAVSDWPLLNALLNTASGATWVSLHHGGGVGMGYSQHSGMVIVCDGTPDAARRLSRVLWNDPATGVMRHADAGYEIARDWARQKGLDLPAILK
- a CDS encoding glycosyltransferase family 4 protein, with protein sequence MQLLFFHQNFPGQYRHLAVAMARRKGTKVIGLGQTETPSLPGITQLRYKPPEPGKTTPHPYLVRTEGHIRHGQAAARAALELRRKGFRPDIICAHPGWGEGLFLKDVFPEAKMILYWEYFFRSKGGDIGFDPPGRAISLDEAARTRVQNTIQLIQLDAADWGISPTRWQWSRYPEWARSRISVIHEGIDTAIASPRGQASFTLPDGRTLTPEDEVTSFVARNLEPYRGFPQFMRALPSFQKLRPKAQVVVVGGDGVSYGRAPAEGGSWREVMLRELDGRLDLSRIHFVGRVPYAQLLNLFRLTRAHLYLTYPFVLSWSMLDAMACGAAILGSATAPVQEVIQDGINGRLVDFFQPDAIAEALAGMLANPEAQAPLKAAARRHVETHYDLHGICLPRQIALLDAIAAGQPAPDFQG
- a CDS encoding CaiB/BaiF CoA transferase family protein gives rise to the protein MSGKPLAGLLVVSMEQAVAAPTCSMKLADAGARVIKIERAEGDFARGYDAACKGLSTYFVWLNRGKESLRLDIKQPEDKALLARLLAKADVFIQNLAPGAMARAGFGSAELRAKHPRLITVDISGYGEDGEYAGMKAYDLLVQAESGLTSVTGRPEGPGRVGVSACDIACGMNAHAAVLEAIIERGITGRGKGIAVSLFDGMADWMNVPLLYLEGTGKEPQRIGLAHPSLCPYGAFETKDGSLILISIQNEREWAQFAEHFLHDKSLTEREGFRINVERVAQRPMVDAHIAGVFKSLDRDACVERLTRANTAYGFVNNVAGLATHKALRRITVETEKGPIPLAAPAARFSDGPRAFGPVPRLGEHDAAIRAEFAG
- a CDS encoding Bug family tripartite tricarboxylate transporter substrate binding protein gives rise to the protein MPRLTRRAMLAGLALAAARPACAAEPVTLLIPFAPGGATDRLGRLIAPVLAQRLGAPVTVEVMAGESGQRAMRNLLARPADGRTLIIGNPGLFAFNPHLFADLAYDPLADLAPIGLIGTNAMVLLASAASGITDAATLRRRAQAGPLSIGSAGRGSALFIGGVMLMRALGDGGELVTYAGGGPALDDLQAGLLDVMVDQAITAIPATHLGARAIAVLHPHRLPELATVPTAAEAGLALPNLAIWNMLALRAGTPADVIEHLARALEAALGDEMLARGLAADSVITPEGTEHGPVAAAALIRAEHARWGAFIRTARMP
- a CDS encoding RidA family protein is translated as MITRIPGKVASRSRAVIHNGIVTTVATSPVKSASMLEQARLALAAIDQNLADAGTSKAKIITAMVYLADMSRKGELNQAWDEWVDMANPPQRACLGVALEGADLVEIVVTAAV
- a CDS encoding acyl-CoA dehydrogenase family protein; this encodes MDQALISADPHAEIREEVRKLCARFPGEYWRELDARRGYPTEFVTALTEAGYLGALIPEEFGGAGLPLSAAAAILETIHAEGCNGAACHAQMYIMGTILKHGSPEQKQRYLPGIAEGTLRLQAFGVTEPTSGTDTTNLRTTAVRQGDKYIVNGQKIWTSRAEHSDLMLLLARTTPKDQVQKKTDGLSTFIVDMRAALGNGLTIRPIRTMMNHNSCEVFFDNMEVPAENLVGVEGKGFRYILDGMNAERLLIASESIGDAKWFTNRSVAYAKERVLFGRPIGQNQGVQFPIAKAYAQMRAAEALLHKGLEKFEAGLPCGEEANTAKMLAADAAWAAAEACVQTHGGFGFAEEYDVERKFREARLYQVAPISTNLILSYIGEHVLGMPRSY
- a CDS encoding O-methyltransferase, which encodes MSIQHHAAVNETVYHFARGYLDRLGWFASLDGTPRDHAGYVPYITYPALRQLARLVRPEFRVFEYGCGGSSLWWAARVAEVISVEHDAGWAGRVAAVGPGHLNIITRERGAALPAKQRALLKRFLATAPDLPVSHDDGHNVMHGLLTEDFAAYATEIEAHGPGRFDVIVVDGMARCFAAWLAPRHLKPGGFLVFDNADRWQYNAAYRFLREQGFHRIDFYGPGPVNKIEWCTAIFTRDLAAFSENVERAKGEGDLGW